A genomic segment from Polyangium mundeleinium encodes:
- a CDS encoding 2,3-dihydro-2,3-dihydroxybenzoate dehydrogenase has protein sequence MALTGKTALVTGAAQGIGEAVVRALATRGAKVAAVDSNAERLGEVIAEMQASGQHVEAFPADVTKSEAVDAAVDRIERELGPIDFLVNVAGVLHVGPIDALRDEDWERTFAVNARGVFYLCRAVARHMVPRGSGAIVTVGSNAARTPRMHMSAYAASKAAVAMFTQCLGLELAKHGIRCNVVSPGSTDTPMQRSLWKDGSGAQAVIDGAPAAFKVGIPLQRIAEPSDVADAVLFLLSDQARHITMHDLCVDGGATLGG, from the coding sequence ATGGCGCTCACGGGTAAAACCGCGCTCGTGACGGGCGCGGCGCAGGGCATCGGGGAGGCGGTCGTGCGAGCGCTCGCCACCCGCGGCGCGAAGGTGGCCGCGGTGGATTCGAACGCGGAGCGCCTCGGCGAAGTGATCGCCGAAATGCAGGCGAGCGGCCAGCACGTGGAGGCGTTCCCCGCGGATGTCACGAAGAGCGAGGCGGTCGACGCTGCGGTGGACCGGATCGAGCGCGAGCTCGGCCCCATCGATTTTCTCGTCAATGTCGCGGGCGTGCTCCACGTGGGTCCTATCGACGCGCTGCGTGACGAGGACTGGGAGCGGACCTTCGCGGTCAATGCCCGTGGTGTGTTTTACCTCTGCCGGGCCGTGGCCAGGCACATGGTGCCGCGCGGCTCCGGGGCCATCGTGACCGTCGGATCCAACGCCGCGCGGACGCCGCGCATGCACATGTCCGCGTATGCGGCGTCGAAGGCCGCGGTCGCCATGTTCACCCAATGCCTCGGCCTCGAGCTCGCGAAGCACGGCATCCGCTGCAACGTGGTTTCACCCGGATCGACGGATACGCCGATGCAGCGATCGTTGTGGAAGGACGGGAGCGGGGCGCAGGCCGTGATCGACGGCGCGCCCGCGGCGTTCAAGGTAGGGATTCCCCTGCAAAGGATCGCCGAGCCCAGCGACGTCGCGGACGCGGTGTTGTTTCTGCTCTCGGATCAGGCGCGGCACATCACCATGCACGATCTCTGCGTCGACGGCGGCGCCACGCTGGGGGGGTGA
- a CDS encoding aspartate aminotransferase family protein gives MTSRKLGVDEGSRELGLPRPIVGELKLDRSNALLADARRLIPGVTQSLMKRPEMYALGSFPVYLETGEGALVRDVDGNEYIDFICGLGANTLGHNHPAVVRAIREPLGNGVLHSLPTEIEVTATRALVDLIPGAEMARFFKTGADATSAAIRLARHVTGREKVVTIGYNGWHDHFMFDTPGVPAVLRDYTYRMPLMAEAEEQPLLDLIAQKGSEIALVLLSLPYKRVVSAEFLRTLRETCHAHGVLFVLDEVVTGFRLALGGAQEFYGIAADFVCLSKGIAAGMPLSAIAGPREVMSRLAELQVSTTFGGEMLSLEVCKAVLGEYRDTDYIQRIASLGKRLREGVNEKSQKIGTPLRVVGYDAIPFFLFADDLPTHTKFAAQFVGAMATRGVLLRRDVSFISGVHTQAQIDFTIDAAHDALAEMAKRGAFEGSPAGARS, from the coding sequence ATGACCTCACGGAAGCTTGGTGTAGACGAAGGCAGTCGGGAGCTGGGTCTCCCGCGCCCCATCGTCGGGGAATTGAAGCTCGATCGCTCGAATGCGCTGCTCGCCGATGCGCGCCGGCTGATCCCCGGCGTCACCCAGTCGCTCATGAAGCGGCCGGAGATGTACGCGCTCGGCTCATTCCCGGTGTACCTCGAGACCGGCGAGGGCGCGCTCGTGCGCGACGTCGATGGCAACGAGTACATCGATTTCATCTGCGGCCTCGGGGCGAACACGCTGGGGCACAACCACCCGGCCGTCGTCCGCGCCATTCGCGAGCCGCTCGGGAACGGCGTGCTGCATTCGTTGCCGACGGAGATCGAGGTCACGGCCACGCGCGCGCTGGTCGATTTGATCCCCGGCGCGGAGATGGCCCGCTTCTTCAAGACCGGAGCGGACGCGACCTCGGCTGCGATCCGGCTCGCCCGCCACGTGACGGGGCGCGAAAAGGTCGTCACCATTGGCTACAATGGCTGGCACGATCACTTCATGTTCGACACGCCCGGCGTGCCGGCGGTGCTGCGCGACTACACCTATCGCATGCCGCTCATGGCCGAGGCCGAAGAGCAACCGCTGCTCGACCTGATCGCCCAGAAGGGCTCCGAAATCGCGCTCGTGCTGCTCTCGTTGCCCTACAAGCGTGTCGTCTCGGCGGAGTTCTTGCGTACCTTGCGCGAGACCTGCCACGCCCACGGCGTGCTCTTCGTGCTCGACGAGGTCGTGACGGGCTTCCGCCTCGCGCTCGGCGGCGCCCAGGAATTTTATGGGATCGCGGCCGATTTCGTGTGCCTCTCGAAGGGCATCGCGGCGGGCATGCCGCTCTCCGCCATCGCCGGCCCGCGGGAGGTGATGAGCCGCCTCGCGGAGCTCCAGGTATCGACGACGTTCGGCGGCGAAATGCTCTCCCTGGAGGTCTGCAAGGCGGTCCTCGGCGAATACCGGGATACCGATTACATCCAGCGGATCGCCTCCCTCGGCAAGCGGCTTCGGGAAGGCGTCAACGAGAAGTCCCAAAAGATCGGGACGCCGCTGCGCGTGGTGGGCTACGACGCGATTCCGTTCTTCCTCTTCGCGGACGATCTCCCGACGCACACGAAATTCGCGGCGCAGTTCGTCGGCGCCATGGCGACCCGCGGCGTGCTCCTGCGCCGCGACGTGAGCTTCATCTCGGGCGTGCACACGCAGGCGCAGATCGATTTCACCATCGACGCGGCGCACGACGCGCTCGCCGAGATGGCGAAGCGCGGCGCATTCGAGGGCAGCCCGGCCGGCGCGAGGTCCTGA
- a CDS encoding PepSY domain-containing protein has translation MKFVRRLHMYLGLLVFPWVLLFGMSGALFNHPEIGRDIEQRDLSAAELATLTGLKPWNPDDIAQKVVAQLNAGSSGGYVLDSGAPRSFSGWPLLAAPSRSGGRHVLIVSLDGGGATVSTHAPEPKSDPPPFSGATVDLPEYKMAAVQEQVKELLPKLGIDAEAPLRAHPKVHPEVRFRVRDANARTWNIVYDLSTGRVDGRPAGPGQFRFVELLEKLHTTHHFPIHGDMAWFFALFADITGITLIVWALSGLAMWWQMKPTRVLGALAITVAIAAAALVMRGTASEIQFGNVKGDGP, from the coding sequence ATGAAATTCGTTCGGCGCCTGCACATGTATCTCGGCTTGCTCGTGTTCCCGTGGGTGCTCCTCTTCGGGATGAGCGGCGCGCTCTTCAATCATCCCGAGATCGGGCGTGACATCGAACAACGGGACCTCTCCGCGGCGGAGCTCGCCACGCTCACCGGATTGAAACCCTGGAATCCGGACGACATCGCGCAGAAGGTCGTCGCGCAGCTCAATGCCGGATCCTCAGGGGGTTACGTGCTCGATTCGGGCGCCCCGCGCTCTTTCTCGGGCTGGCCTCTGCTCGCGGCGCCGAGCCGCAGCGGAGGGCGACACGTGCTCATCGTCAGCCTCGACGGCGGCGGCGCCACGGTCTCCACCCATGCCCCGGAGCCGAAATCCGATCCGCCCCCCTTCTCCGGCGCCACGGTCGATCTCCCCGAATACAAAATGGCGGCCGTGCAGGAGCAGGTAAAAGAGCTCCTGCCCAAGCTGGGCATCGACGCGGAGGCACCTTTGCGGGCGCATCCGAAGGTCCACCCCGAGGTACGTTTCCGCGTGCGTGATGCCAATGCCCGCACGTGGAACATCGTGTACGACCTCAGCACGGGCCGCGTCGACGGGCGGCCAGCCGGTCCGGGCCAGTTCCGCTTCGTCGAACTCCTGGAGAAGCTCCACACGACGCACCATTTCCCCATTCACGGGGACATGGCCTGGTTCTTCGCGCTCTTCGCGGACATCACCGGCATCACGCTGATCGTGTGGGCGCTCAGCGGCCTCGCGATGTGGTGGCAGATGAAGCCCACGCGGGTCCTCGGCGCGCTTGCGATCACGGTCGCCATCGCTGCCGCGGCGCTCGTCATGCGCGGGACGGCCTCGGAGATTCAATTCGGCAATGTGAAGGGCGACGGCCCCTGA
- a CDS encoding (2,3-dihydroxybenzoyl)adenylate synthase, producing the protein MRADASPETQPIEGFTPWPAEFAERYRKAGYWLGETFGEWLRARAERFGDRTAVVGEKRRLRYRELDARASQLAAGLLGLGIRPRDRVVVQLPNVVEFFEVCFALFRLGALPVLALPAHRRSEISYFCQFTEAVAYVIADKDGGFDYRTLAGEIRAEAPTVKHVLVAGEPGPFTALESLYGEPAPLPETAPGDVAFFQLSGGSTGVPKLIPRTHDDYLYSVRASAEICALDADSVFLAALPAAHNFTLSSPGSLGVLDAGGRVVLSRRPSPDEAFLWIEKERVTVTAVVPPLCAVWLEAARNTRYDLSSLRLLQVGGSKLSAEVARRVRGTFGCTLQQVFGMAEGLVNYTRFDDPEDVIIETQGRPISPDDEVRVVDDDDRDVEVGEVGHLLTRGPYTIRGYYKAAAHNEKAFTRDGFYRTGDLVRRTASGHLVVEGRAKDQINRGGEKIAAEEIENHVLAHPAVRDAALVAMPDAFLGERSCVFVVPREQPPAARELTAFLRARGLAPYKIPDRIELIDDLPKTSVGKVDKKALRRWIADKIAPKGQ; encoded by the coding sequence ATGCGCGCCGATGCATCCCCCGAGACGCAGCCGATCGAGGGGTTCACGCCGTGGCCTGCCGAATTCGCCGAGCGTTACCGGAAAGCCGGCTACTGGCTCGGAGAGACCTTCGGTGAATGGCTCCGCGCGCGGGCCGAACGGTTCGGCGATCGGACCGCGGTCGTCGGCGAAAAGCGCCGCTTGAGGTATCGCGAGCTCGACGCGCGAGCCTCGCAGCTTGCCGCAGGTCTCCTCGGCCTGGGCATTCGCCCGAGGGATCGCGTCGTGGTGCAGCTCCCGAACGTCGTGGAGTTTTTCGAGGTCTGCTTCGCCTTGTTTCGGCTCGGCGCGTTGCCCGTGCTCGCCCTGCCTGCGCATCGACGGTCCGAGATCTCGTACTTTTGCCAATTCACAGAGGCCGTCGCTTACGTCATCGCCGACAAGGACGGTGGATTCGATTATCGCACGCTCGCCGGGGAGATCCGGGCCGAGGCGCCGACCGTGAAGCACGTCCTCGTCGCGGGCGAACCAGGGCCGTTCACCGCGCTGGAGAGCCTATACGGCGAGCCCGCGCCGCTCCCGGAGACCGCGCCTGGAGACGTCGCATTTTTTCAACTTTCGGGCGGCAGCACCGGGGTGCCCAAGCTGATCCCCCGAACGCACGACGATTACCTCTACAGCGTCCGGGCGAGCGCGGAGATCTGCGCGCTCGATGCAGACAGCGTTTTTCTCGCGGCGTTGCCTGCGGCGCACAACTTCACGCTGAGCTCGCCCGGGAGCCTGGGCGTGCTCGATGCTGGAGGCCGCGTCGTCCTCAGCCGGCGCCCGAGCCCGGACGAGGCATTCCTCTGGATCGAAAAAGAGCGCGTCACAGTGACCGCCGTCGTGCCGCCTCTCTGCGCGGTGTGGCTCGAAGCCGCGCGCAATACCCGGTACGATCTTTCGAGCCTCCGCTTGTTGCAAGTGGGCGGCTCCAAGCTGAGCGCGGAAGTCGCGCGCCGCGTGCGAGGCACCTTTGGCTGCACGTTGCAGCAGGTGTTCGGAATGGCCGAGGGGCTCGTCAACTACACCCGTTTCGACGACCCCGAGGACGTCATCATCGAGACGCAGGGTCGGCCCATTTCCCCGGACGACGAGGTCCGGGTCGTCGACGACGACGACCGTGACGTCGAGGTCGGGGAGGTAGGGCACCTGCTCACGCGGGGCCCTTATACGATCCGCGGGTACTACAAGGCCGCCGCCCACAACGAGAAGGCATTCACGCGCGACGGCTTTTATCGCACGGGGGACCTCGTGCGGCGAACGGCCTCGGGGCATCTCGTCGTGGAGGGACGGGCGAAGGATCAGATCAACCGCGGCGGCGAGAAGATCGCGGCCGAGGAGATCGAAAATCACGTCCTCGCCCATCCGGCGGTGCGCGACGCGGCGCTCGTGGCCATGCCCGATGCATTCCTCGGCGAGCGCTCGTGCGTGTTCGTCGTGCCGCGGGAGCAGCCGCCCGCCGCTCGTGAGCTCACCGCATTCCTGCGGGCGCGCGGCCTCGCGCCCTACAAGATCCCCGACCGCATCGAGCTCATCGATGACCTTCCCAAGACGAGCGTGGGGAAGGTGGACAAAAAGGCGCTCCGCCGATGGATCGCCGACAAGATCGCCCCGAAGGGCCAGTGA
- a CDS encoding isochorismatase family protein, whose amino-acid sequence MGIPSIQPYFMPRKDELPKNRMSWTLDSDRAVLLIHDMQQYFIDYYDTQASPVVELLENIRQVRERCRALGIPVVYTMQPSEQTAEERGLLLDFWGPGLTAHPHKHPIVNVLSPEDKDTVLKKWRYSAFQRTQLLDLMRGWRRDQLIICGVYAHIGCMLTAGEAFMNDVQPFFVADATSDFTRNWHEMAMTYVAQRCGVVLSTRDVMDAFEEGSPKDAPFDIERLRSEIADLLERPASEILNGDSLLDLGLDSIRLMTLVERLRNTGIEISFVELAERATLEEWWDMLSPRMQHARWPRPEGQEAHGAHG is encoded by the coding sequence ATGGGAATCCCCAGCATCCAGCCGTATTTCATGCCGCGGAAGGACGAGCTTCCGAAGAACCGGATGTCGTGGACGCTCGATTCGGACCGCGCCGTCCTCCTCATCCACGACATGCAGCAGTACTTTATCGATTATTATGACACCCAGGCTTCGCCGGTCGTCGAGCTGCTGGAGAACATCCGGCAGGTGCGCGAGCGGTGCCGGGCGCTCGGGATTCCGGTCGTGTATACGATGCAGCCGTCGGAGCAGACGGCCGAGGAGCGTGGCCTCCTCCTGGATTTCTGGGGCCCCGGGTTGACGGCGCACCCGCACAAGCATCCCATCGTGAACGTGCTCTCGCCGGAGGACAAGGACACTGTCCTCAAGAAATGGCGCTACAGCGCATTTCAGCGCACCCAGCTCCTCGACCTCATGCGCGGATGGCGCCGTGATCAGCTCATCATTTGCGGTGTGTACGCGCACATCGGCTGCATGTTGACCGCAGGCGAGGCCTTCATGAACGACGTGCAGCCGTTTTTCGTGGCTGACGCGACGTCCGATTTCACGCGGAATTGGCACGAGATGGCCATGACGTACGTGGCGCAGCGGTGCGGCGTCGTGCTCTCGACCCGCGACGTGATGGATGCGTTCGAGGAGGGCTCGCCGAAGGACGCGCCGTTCGACATCGAGCGCTTGCGCAGCGAGATCGCCGACCTCTTGGAGCGGCCCGCCTCCGAGATCCTGAACGGCGATTCTCTCCTCGACCTGGGCCTCGACTCCATCCGCCTCATGACGCTCGTCGAGCGGCTCCGGAATACAGGCATCGAGATTTCGTTCGTGGAGCTCGCCGAGCGAGCGACGCTCGAAGAGTGGTGGGACATGCTCTCGCCGCGAATGCAACACGCCCGCTGGCCTCGACCGGAAGGGCAGGAGGCGCATGGCGCTCACGGGTAA
- the mxcH gene encoding TonB-dependent siderophore myxochelin receptor MxcH, with translation MARARRFSCTGWAGGLALALSVCPPALAQDAEPSGSAPAQASPTTERTVHPPELIEVAEAVYPDEARAARREGRVVLKLRIDAAGHVTKAEVVEPAGNGFDEAAQEAVLRFRFTPARRGDKAVAAIVLYAYEFRLPPEPAPTPEARPAPATAPAAPAPTAPAAPVTVGPAKPPIDVMVRGASEVDRLRRSAQAVQVIETEEAQRRTADLGEVLARSEGVGVRRAGGLGSNARLSLNGLTGEQIRFFLDGVPLDFAGYAHGITNVPVNLVERIEIYRGVVPVRFGADALGGAVNLVTDADVHGTHASASYQVGSFKTYRWTLSARHLHEPSGFFARVNGFYDYTRNDYPIDVEVFDAQGRLSPARVHRFHDGYRAGGGSVEVGLVGRPRAERLLLRAFYTEHQRDVQHNALMSVPYGAVTYAKQSGGAHLRYAQPFSRRTRFDAVAGYTYTHTAFQDLSTCRYDWFGRCVFELPQRGEIEARAIDQVIQQHNAFARFNLAWTPAPWHSLRFGLSPTYAVRTGKDHAIAATDYDPLTAQRGLLSNVAGVEYEARPFAGKLANIAFAKGYLQMARTKEQLPNGTLRDLDRTTQRGGIGDSLRFRFSEAFYAKASYEYATRLPNPDEVFGNGALIVENLHLEPETSHNVNLGLTLERAETAAGLFRFNVNGFGRFAENLIVLLSNGNYFQHENVLSARSVGVEGALGWTSPGDWVALDGYVTWQDFRNTANEGAFGKFEGDRIPNRPYLFAGASARLQGTHLLRSRDALSLTWQARYVEAYFRGWESVGAADSKIVIPSQLVHALALTYAIKHGDGSVSGTIEVQNLTDEKVFDSFGVQQPGRAANAKLVVEL, from the coding sequence ATGGCCCGGGCGCGTCGTTTTTCGTGCACCGGATGGGCCGGGGGCCTGGCCCTCGCCCTCTCGGTTTGTCCGCCCGCCCTCGCGCAGGACGCGGAGCCGAGTGGCTCGGCGCCTGCGCAGGCGAGCCCGACGACCGAGCGCACGGTGCACCCGCCCGAGCTCATCGAGGTAGCCGAGGCGGTCTATCCGGACGAGGCACGCGCGGCCCGACGGGAGGGCCGCGTGGTGCTGAAGCTCCGCATCGACGCGGCGGGGCACGTCACGAAAGCCGAGGTCGTGGAGCCGGCCGGAAACGGGTTTGACGAGGCCGCCCAAGAAGCGGTGCTGCGATTCCGTTTCACGCCGGCTCGCCGCGGAGACAAGGCCGTCGCGGCGATCGTCCTCTACGCCTACGAATTCAGGTTGCCGCCGGAGCCCGCCCCGACCCCCGAGGCTCGGCCCGCCCCGGCCACGGCCCCCGCAGCGCCCGCGCCGACGGCCCCCGCAGCGCCCGTCACGGTCGGTCCTGCCAAACCTCCGATCGATGTCATGGTCCGCGGCGCCTCCGAAGTCGACCGCCTGCGCCGGTCCGCGCAGGCCGTCCAGGTCATCGAGACCGAAGAAGCGCAGCGGCGCACCGCGGACCTCGGCGAGGTGCTGGCGCGCTCCGAGGGCGTCGGGGTGCGCCGGGCCGGCGGGCTTGGATCGAACGCGCGCCTCTCGCTCAATGGCCTCACGGGCGAACAGATCCGCTTTTTCCTCGACGGCGTGCCCCTCGATTTCGCCGGGTATGCGCACGGGATCACGAATGTCCCGGTCAACCTCGTCGAGCGTATCGAGATTTACCGCGGCGTCGTCCCCGTGCGTTTTGGCGCCGATGCCCTGGGAGGCGCGGTGAACCTCGTGACCGATGCGGACGTCCACGGCACGCACGCCTCGGCGTCCTACCAGGTCGGGTCCTTCAAGACGTACCGATGGACGCTGAGCGCCCGGCATCTGCACGAGCCCAGCGGTTTTTTTGCTCGCGTGAATGGATTCTACGACTACACGCGAAACGACTATCCGATCGACGTCGAGGTCTTCGACGCGCAAGGCCGCCTCTCGCCGGCCCGCGTTCATCGGTTCCACGACGGCTACCGCGCCGGCGGCGGGAGCGTCGAGGTTGGGCTCGTCGGGCGCCCGCGAGCGGAGCGGCTCCTCCTGCGCGCCTTCTATACCGAGCACCAAAGGGACGTTCAGCACAATGCCCTCATGTCCGTCCCTTATGGCGCGGTCACCTACGCCAAACAATCGGGGGGCGCGCACCTCCGGTATGCGCAGCCCTTCTCCCGGAGGACACGGTTCGACGCGGTCGCCGGGTACACGTACACGCACACGGCCTTCCAGGATCTCTCCACGTGCCGGTACGACTGGTTCGGCCGTTGCGTCTTCGAACTCCCGCAACGCGGCGAGATCGAGGCCCGCGCGATCGATCAGGTCATCCAGCAACACAACGCCTTTGCCCGCTTCAACCTGGCCTGGACCCCAGCGCCCTGGCATTCGCTCCGTTTCGGGCTCTCGCCCACCTATGCCGTTCGGACGGGGAAAGACCACGCCATTGCCGCGACCGACTACGACCCGCTCACCGCGCAGCGAGGGCTCCTGAGCAACGTGGCCGGCGTGGAATACGAAGCGCGTCCGTTCGCAGGGAAACTCGCGAACATCGCCTTCGCCAAGGGCTATCTGCAGATGGCTCGGACGAAGGAGCAACTGCCGAACGGCACCCTCCGCGACCTCGACCGGACGACCCAGCGTGGGGGGATCGGCGACAGCCTGCGGTTCCGCTTCTCCGAAGCGTTCTACGCCAAGGCATCGTACGAGTATGCCACCCGCTTGCCGAACCCGGACGAGGTGTTTGGCAATGGCGCGCTCATCGTCGAGAACCTGCACCTCGAACCGGAGACGAGCCACAACGTGAACCTCGGCCTGACCCTGGAGCGCGCCGAGACCGCCGCCGGCCTGTTTCGGTTCAACGTGAACGGCTTCGGTCGCTTCGCGGAAAACCTCATCGTCCTGCTCAGCAACGGCAATTATTTTCAGCACGAGAACGTCCTCTCGGCGCGATCGGTCGGCGTCGAGGGCGCGCTCGGCTGGACGTCGCCGGGGGATTGGGTCGCGCTCGACGGATACGTCACCTGGCAGGACTTTCGCAACACGGCGAACGAGGGCGCATTCGGCAAATTCGAGGGAGATCGCATCCCCAACCGCCCGTACCTGTTCGCCGGCGCGAGCGCCCGCTTGCAAGGGACCCATTTGCTCCGGTCGCGCGATGCCCTCTCGCTCACGTGGCAGGCTCGCTACGTAGAGGCCTACTTCCGCGGCTGGGAGAGCGTCGGGGCTGCCGATTCCAAGATCGTCATTCCCTCCCAGCTCGTCCACGCGCTCGCGCTCACGTACGCCATCAAGCACGGCGACGGCTCCGTCAGCGGCACCATCGAGGTGCAAAACCTGACGGATGAAAAAGTCTTCGATTCGTTCGGGGTCCAGCAGCCGGGGCGAGCGGCGAACGCCAAGCTCGTCGTCGAGCTCTGA